In Acidimicrobiales bacterium, a single window of DNA contains:
- a CDS encoding sugar phosphate nucleotidyltransferase translates to MKAVIMAGGEGTRLRPLTSNQPKPMLPMVNRPMMEHIVGLLREHGFDDIVVTVAFLANAVRTYFGDGSEFGVRMVYATEETPLGTAGSVLNARDELDERFLVISGDVLTDIDLSAIMAFHEERRALVTIGLKAMENPLEFGIVITNEDGSIDRFLEKPTWGQVFSDTVNTGIYVLEPEVFDFVESGRPVDFSGEVFPALLAAGEPLYGYVAEGYWEDVGNAEAYVRAHQDVLDNKVVIDVPGFSMRPGVWIGEGAEVHPSAHIDGPVVIGDYCRIGPGAHLGDHTVLGGNVLVGPDASLQRAIVHENSYLGQGVSLRGCVLGRANDLRQGVRCEEGVVLGDECFVGEQAVINPGVKVYPSKTVEAGATVSSSIVWESRGTRSLFGRVGVTGLANVDISPQLAVRVAMAYATTLKRGSTVTTSRDSSRAARMLKRAIMVGLNAAGVNADDLEVATLPVTRFQVRRGSSQGGISVRLSPGDPQAVLIRFFDDTGVDVDETTQRKIERLVNREDFRRVPAAEIGDLGFPPRTLEFYTAALMDSIDLDAVRAARFKLVVDYAYGTASFVMPNVLARLGADVLAVNPYASTEGAVAFDRETHARQVGQMVQSSGAHLGAVIFPDGERLVIVDDAGHVLSDDEALLALLRLVVTSRDRPRVALPVVASRAAEVICAEAGAEVVWTKTSTAHLMEVAAEEQVDFAGGRESGFAFPAFLPAYDAAATLVNLLAMLASGGIRLSKVVGQSSPVHMAHQRVITPWEQKGLVMRTLVENLKDRELVLVDGVKVLEDDGWALVLPDPEHPVTHVWAEAADDRAASTRAEEYASLVRELLR, encoded by the coding sequence GTGAAGGCGGTGATCATGGCGGGCGGGGAGGGCACGCGTCTGCGCCCGCTGACGTCCAACCAGCCCAAGCCCATGCTGCCCATGGTGAACCGCCCGATGATGGAGCACATCGTGGGGCTGCTCAGGGAGCACGGCTTCGACGACATCGTCGTGACCGTCGCCTTCCTGGCCAACGCCGTGCGGACCTACTTCGGTGACGGATCCGAGTTCGGCGTCAGGATGGTCTACGCCACCGAGGAGACTCCCCTCGGCACCGCGGGCTCGGTGCTCAACGCCAGGGACGAGCTCGACGAGCGCTTTCTCGTGATCTCCGGAGACGTGCTCACCGACATCGACCTCTCGGCGATCATGGCCTTCCACGAGGAGCGGCGGGCCCTGGTCACCATCGGGCTCAAGGCCATGGAGAACCCCCTCGAGTTCGGCATCGTCATCACCAACGAGGACGGCTCCATCGATCGATTCCTGGAGAAGCCCACCTGGGGGCAGGTGTTCAGCGACACGGTCAACACCGGGATCTACGTCCTCGAGCCCGAGGTGTTCGACTTCGTCGAGTCGGGGCGCCCAGTCGACTTCTCGGGCGAGGTGTTCCCGGCACTGCTGGCGGCGGGCGAGCCGCTGTACGGCTACGTCGCCGAGGGGTACTGGGAGGACGTCGGCAACGCCGAGGCCTACGTCCGGGCCCACCAGGACGTGCTCGACAACAAGGTGGTCATCGACGTGCCCGGCTTCTCCATGCGACCGGGCGTGTGGATCGGCGAGGGTGCCGAGGTGCACCCCTCGGCTCACATCGACGGTCCTGTGGTGATCGGCGACTACTGCCGCATCGGCCCCGGTGCCCATCTTGGCGACCACACGGTGCTCGGCGGCAACGTGCTCGTCGGACCGGACGCCTCCCTGCAGCGGGCCATCGTCCACGAGAACTCGTACCTGGGGCAGGGGGTGAGCCTGCGGGGGTGCGTCCTCGGGCGGGCCAATGACCTCCGGCAGGGGGTGCGGTGCGAAGAGGGCGTGGTCCTGGGCGACGAGTGCTTCGTGGGCGAGCAGGCGGTCATCAACCCCGGGGTGAAGGTCTACCCGTCGAAGACGGTGGAGGCCGGCGCCACGGTCAGCTCCTCGATCGTGTGGGAGTCACGCGGGACCCGCAGCCTGTTCGGGCGGGTGGGCGTCACCGGCCTGGCGAACGTGGACATCAGTCCCCAGCTGGCGGTCCGGGTGGCCATGGCCTACGCCACGACCCTCAAGCGGGGCAGCACCGTGACGACCTCGCGCGACTCGAGCCGAGCGGCCCGGATGCTCAAGCGGGCGATCATGGTCGGGCTCAACGCGGCCGGTGTGAACGCCGACGACCTGGAGGTCGCCACCCTTCCGGTCACCCGGTTCCAGGTGCGGCGGGGATCGAGCCAGGGCGGCATCAGCGTGCGGTTGTCTCCCGGGGACCCGCAAGCGGTCCTGATCCGGTTCTTCGACGACACCGGCGTTGACGTCGACGAGACGACACAGCGCAAGATCGAGCGCCTCGTGAACCGCGAGGATTTTCGTCGGGTGCCGGCGGCCGAGATCGGCGACCTCGGCTTTCCGCCCAGGACCCTCGAGTTCTACACCGCGGCGCTCATGGACAGCATCGACCTCGATGCGGTGCGGGCCGCCCGGTTCAAGCTGGTCGTCGACTACGCCTACGGCACGGCGAGCTTCGTGATGCCAAATGTGCTGGCCCGGCTCGGCGCCGACGTCCTTGCGGTCAACCCCTACGCCTCGACCGAGGGCGCAGTGGCCTTCGATCGGGAGACGCACGCACGCCAGGTGGGCCAGATGGTCCAGAGCTCGGGCGCCCATCTCGGTGCCGTGATCTTCCCTGACGGCGAGCGACTGGTGATCGTCGACGACGCCGGCCACGTGCTGAGCGATGACGAGGCGCTGCTGGCGCTGCTGCGACTGGTGGTGACCAGCCGGGATCGACCGCGCGTGGCGCTGCCGGTCGTCGCCAGCCGGGCCGCCGAGGTCATCTGCGCCGAGGCCGGGGCCGAGGTCGTCTGGACCAAGACCTCCACCGCCCATCTGATGGAGGTCGCCGCCGAGGAGCAGGTCGACTTCGCCGGAGGGCGCGAGAGCGGGTTCGCCTTCCCGGCCTTCCTCCCCGCCTACGACGCCGCCGCCACGCTGGTCAACCTGCTGGCCATGCTGGCGAGCGGCGGGATCCGACTCTCGAAGGTCGTCGGCCAGTCCTCGCCCGTCCACATGGCCCACCAGCGGGTGATCACTCCCTGGGAGCAGAAGGGCCTGGTCATGCGCACGCTGGTGGAGAACCTCAAGGACCGGGAGCTGGTCCTCGTCGACGGGGTCAAGGTGCTGGAGGACGACGGGTGGGCCCTGGTCCTGCCCGACCCCGAGCATCCCGTCACCCACGTATGGGCCGAGGCGGCGGACGACCGGGCCGCCTCGACGCGGGCCGAGGAGTACGCGTCGCTCGTCCGTGAGCTGCTCCGGTAG
- a CDS encoding CDP-alcohol phosphatidyltransferase family protein, protein MGTRGDSDAGGDRVLTIPNAVTAARLAAVPVFLWLLFGVQNRVAAAALLAVLGATDWVDGWLARRLGQVSTLGKVLDPVADRVLLGVGVVAITVDGSVPLWLGVAVLAREALVSAAVLALAAAGAARIDVVWVGKAGTFGLMVAFPLFLVAGPSASWPNAALVAAWVCAVPALILSWYAAGTYIPLARGALARGRRPGRSSGGSARVGSRP, encoded by the coding sequence ATGGGTACCCGCGGCGACAGCGACGCCGGGGGGGATCGCGTCCTCACCATCCCCAATGCCGTCACCGCGGCCCGTCTCGCTGCTGTGCCGGTATTCCTGTGGCTCCTGTTCGGAGTGCAGAACCGGGTGGCCGCGGCGGCGCTGCTGGCCGTGCTGGGGGCCACCGACTGGGTCGACGGGTGGCTCGCCCGTCGGCTCGGTCAGGTCTCCACGCTGGGAAAGGTGCTCGACCCGGTGGCGGACCGTGTCCTGCTCGGGGTCGGCGTGGTGGCGATCACAGTCGACGGGTCCGTACCCCTGTGGCTGGGTGTCGCCGTGTTGGCGCGCGAGGCACTTGTGTCGGCGGCCGTCCTGGCCCTGGCCGCCGCGGGAGCGGCCAGGATCGACGTGGTGTGGGTCGGCAAGGCGGGCACGTTCGGCCTGATGGTCGCCTTCCCGCTGTTCCTGGTGGCGGGGCCGTCGGCGTCGTGGCCCAACGCGGCGCTGGTCGCGGCGTGGGTGTGCGCGGTGCCCGCGCTGATCCTGTCGTGGTACGCAGCCGGCACCTACATCCCGCTCGCCCGGGGTGCGCTCGCTCGAGGACGCCGACCCGGTAGGTCGTCCGGCGGGAGCGCTCGGGTAGGGTCGAGACCGTGA
- a CDS encoding bifunctional nuclease family protein, whose translation MVEVHLAAVRVDLQSNTPVVLLQETEGARRTLPIFIGAPEATAIAFALQGVTTPRPMTHDLMRDMLAALGASVERVVITELRSATYYAELQLRMGDQSPTVSSRPSDAIALAARLGTPLYVADDLLDAEGVVLQTEDEDDEPANPEELVGEFRQFLQNIRPEDFSS comes from the coding sequence ATGGTCGAGGTGCACTTGGCAGCCGTGCGGGTTGACCTCCAGTCGAACACGCCGGTGGTGCTGCTCCAGGAGACCGAGGGCGCCAGGCGGACGCTGCCGATCTTCATCGGGGCCCCCGAGGCCACGGCGATCGCCTTCGCTCTCCAGGGGGTGACCACCCCCCGACCGATGACCCACGACCTGATGAGGGACATGCTGGCCGCCCTGGGGGCCAGCGTGGAGCGGGTTGTGATCACCGAGCTCAGATCGGCGACCTATTACGCCGAGCTGCAGCTCCGGATGGGCGACCAGAGCCCGACGGTGTCCAGCCGTCCGTCGGACGCCATCGCCCTCGCCGCCCGCCTGGGGACCCCCCTGTACGTGGCCGACGACCTCCTCGACGCGGAGGGCGTGGTCCTCCAGACAGAGGACGAGGACGACGAGCCGGCCAACCCCGAGGAGCTGGTGGGCGAGTTCCGCCAGTTCCTGCAGAACATCCGGCCCGAGGACTTCAGCTCCTAG
- a CDS encoding FHA domain-containing protein yields MFCNNCGHRNPPDAKFCSSCGAVLPGSADDTTVTFLPVEGGGEVAEEEVGVTLPELPQGTGMLVVKRGPNAGSKFMLDEDVTRAGRHPESDIFLDDITVSRRHAEFARRERGYLVRDVGSLNGTYLNRERIEEAELASGDEVQIGKFKLVYLAGAAEG; encoded by the coding sequence ATGTTCTGCAACAACTGCGGTCACCGCAACCCACCCGACGCCAAGTTCTGCTCGTCGTGCGGAGCGGTGCTGCCCGGGTCCGCCGACGATACGACGGTGACGTTCCTGCCTGTCGAGGGTGGCGGAGAGGTGGCCGAGGAGGAGGTCGGCGTCACGCTTCCGGAGCTGCCCCAAGGCACGGGCATGCTCGTGGTCAAGCGCGGTCCCAACGCCGGCTCGAAGTTCATGCTGGACGAAGACGTCACCCGGGCCGGACGTCACCCGGAGAGCGACATCTTCCTCGATGACATCACGGTGTCCCGACGTCACGCCGAGTTCGCGCGTCGCGAGCGCGGCTATCTCGTACGGGACGTAGGCTCTCTCAACGGCACGTACCTGAACCGGGAGCGCATCGAGGAGGCTGAGCTCGCCAGTGGAGACGAGGTCCAGATAGGTAAGTTCAAGCTCGTCTATTTGGCGGGGGCGGCGGAAGGGTAA
- a CDS encoding MerR family transcriptional regulator, with the protein MAERTYLSIGDVLSLLKDEFPDITISKIRFLESQGLLDPERTPSGYRKFYEEDVDRLRWILRQQRENFLPLKVIKGRLRRNGGLAEGESPDPDRVDPAGRAGAGAGVGVARKATGSRSVAGVAAIATLRPREAGTAGTPAQGPGERPRGAAGGARVHQGPEGGQDEPAEGAHDLDREPPAQEGRAREARARERTGQTSTPSPTGVRSRFGVPSQQRGGRPDAGALPADTRGRGGSPGRSAPATPGAGVRPDDATLPRSRPDDTGGPGSRPDDTVGPRSRPDDTAGPGGRPDDTAGPAGRREGSAGPRPAPPETTEEQSGGPLSIGLSGVNLTAGELSEASGLSEEDLRELERYGLLVGRPVGDTVYFDEESLTVARLSAGFRRFGIEARHLRMYRTAADREASFFEQIVMPMLKQRNPVARRRAVETLTELARLGQGLRGSLLRSALRDNTGG; encoded by the coding sequence TTGGCGGAGCGGACGTATCTCTCGATCGGGGACGTGTTGTCCCTGTTGAAGGACGAGTTTCCCGACATCACCATCTCGAAGATCAGGTTCCTCGAGAGCCAGGGTCTCCTCGACCCTGAACGCACCCCGTCGGGGTACCGGAAGTTCTACGAGGAGGATGTCGACCGGCTTCGGTGGATCCTGCGCCAGCAGCGCGAGAACTTCCTGCCCCTCAAGGTCATCAAGGGCCGTCTGCGCCGCAACGGCGGCTTGGCCGAGGGTGAGTCCCCCGACCCCGATCGCGTTGATCCTGCTGGCAGGGCGGGTGCCGGTGCAGGGGTCGGTGTGGCCCGCAAGGCGACCGGCTCGCGGTCCGTGGCCGGCGTGGCGGCGATTGCGACCCTCCGACCCCGCGAGGCCGGGACGGCGGGTACGCCCGCGCAGGGTCCGGGTGAGCGCCCGAGGGGCGCAGCGGGCGGCGCTCGCGTGCACCAGGGTCCGGAGGGCGGCCAGGACGAGCCGGCCGAGGGTGCGCACGACCTGGATCGGGAGCCGCCGGCCCAGGAGGGGCGTGCCCGGGAGGCCCGTGCCCGGGAGCGGACAGGACAGACGTCGACGCCGTCGCCCACCGGAGTACGGAGCCGCTTCGGGGTTCCCTCCCAGCAGCGGGGCGGTCGCCCTGACGCCGGGGCCCTGCCGGCCGACACCCGAGGGCGGGGCGGGTCACCAGGCCGCTCGGCCCCGGCGACACCCGGCGCAGGAGTCCGGCCCGACGACGCCACCCTCCCGAGAAGCCGGCCCGACGATACTGGCGGCCCGGGAAGCCGGCCCGACGACACCGTCGGCCCGAGAAGCCGGCCCGACGACACTGCCGGCCCGGGAGGTCGGCCCGACGACACTGCCGGCCCAGCCGGCAGGCGGGAGGGGTCAGCGGGCCCGCGGCCAGCGCCTCCGGAGACGACCGAGGAGCAGTCGGGCGGTCCGCTCTCTATCGGCCTGTCGGGCGTGAACCTCACCGCGGGCGAGCTGTCGGAGGCGAGCGGCCTGAGCGAAGAGGATCTTCGCGAGCTGGAGCGCTATGGCCTCCTCGTCGGGCGGCCGGTCGGTGACACGGTCTACTTCGACGAGGAGTCCTTGACGGTCGCCCGCCTGTCGGCGGGGTTTCGTCGGTTCGGTATCGAGGCCCGACACCTGCGCATGTACCGCACGGCGGCCGACCGTGAGGCGTCATTCTTCGAGCAGATCGTCATGCCGATGCTCAAGCAGCGGAACCCCGTGGCCAGACGGCGCGCCGTGGAGACCCTGACCGAGCTGGCGCGCCTCGGCCAGGGGCTCCGAGGCTCACTCTTGCGGAGCGCCCTGAGGGACAACACCGGGGGGTGA
- the gcvH gene encoding glycine cleavage system protein GcvH produces MNVPDGLRYTSDHEWARLEDGKVRVGITDYAQDALGDVVFVQLPEQGATVEGSAVFSEVESTKSVSDIYAPVAGVVVEVNTELADAPQRVNEDPYGEGWICVIEPREPGEVAGLLDAEAYRQLISS; encoded by the coding sequence ATGAATGTGCCCGACGGCCTCCGCTACACCTCCGACCACGAGTGGGCCCGTCTCGAGGACGGCAAGGTGCGGGTCGGGATCACCGACTACGCCCAGGACGCCCTGGGTGACGTGGTGTTCGTCCAGCTCCCGGAGCAAGGGGCGACCGTCGAGGGATCGGCGGTGTTCAGCGAGGTCGAGTCGACGAAGTCGGTCTCGGACATCTACGCGCCCGTGGCTGGCGTGGTGGTCGAGGTCAACACGGAGCTCGCCGACGCTCCGCAGCGCGTCAACGAGGACCCGTACGGCGAGGGCTGGATCTGCGTGATCGAGCCGCGGGAGCCCGGCGAGGTCGCCGGGCTCCTTGACGCCGAGGCCTATCGTCAGCTGATCTCGAGCTAG
- the hpt gene encoding hypoxanthine phosphoribosyltransferase, giving the protein MTPASARVLIDSDELRTRVSRLGAELSAAYPGGMVLVAVLKGSVCFLADLVRSVTVSCQIDFLAISSYAEGTGRVRIVKDLDTDISGQEVVLVEDIVDTGLTLTYILGELERRGPRSLAVCALLDKTARRIVPTPIQYVGFAIEDEFVLGYGLDYAERYRNLDRVVAGDLAALRVEPDAHVEELFSR; this is encoded by the coding sequence GTGACACCGGCATCGGCCCGGGTCCTCATCGATAGCGACGAGCTCAGGACCAGGGTGTCCCGCCTGGGGGCAGAGCTGTCGGCGGCGTACCCAGGCGGCATGGTGCTCGTTGCGGTGCTCAAAGGCAGCGTGTGCTTTCTGGCCGATCTCGTGCGCTCCGTCACCGTGTCATGCCAGATCGACTTCCTCGCCATCTCGTCCTACGCCGAAGGGACCGGACGGGTCCGAATCGTGAAGGACCTCGACACCGACATCTCCGGACAGGAGGTGGTGCTCGTCGAGGACATCGTCGATACCGGCCTCACGCTGACCTACATTCTCGGCGAGCTCGAGCGGCGCGGCCCGCGTTCGCTCGCGGTGTGCGCACTCTTGGACAAGACCGCTCGTCGCATCGTGCCCACGCCGATCCAATACGTCGGTTTTGCCATCGAGGACGAGTTCGTCCTCGGCTACGGCCTCGACTACGCCGAGCGCTACCGCAACCTCGACCGGGTCGTGGCCGGTGACCTCGCTGCGCTCCGGGTGGAGCCCGACGCGCATGTCGAAGAGCTGTTCTCACGCTAA